In one window of Stegostoma tigrinum isolate sSteTig4 unplaced genomic scaffold, sSteTig4.hap1 scaffold_49, whole genome shotgun sequence DNA:
- the LOC125450263 gene encoding zinc finger protein 239-like: MLHQRVHTDERLFRCCLCGTGFRRSFQLTVHQRPHTGERPYSCTECGKGFAQKSNLLKHQQLQTEERAFQCPECEKCFKRSGDLMSYQRIHSDEKPFKCSHCGAGFKWSTQLTAHQRSHTGERLYTCTDCGKGFTVKSSLRKHQRVHEH; encoded by the coding sequence ATGTtgcatcaacgtgttcacaccgACGAGAGACTGTTCAGGTGCTGTCTCTGTGGGACTGGGTTCAGGCGGTCATTCCAACTCACTGTACACCAGCGACCACATACTGGGGAGAGACCGTATAgctgcactgagtgtgggaagggatttgctcagaaATCCAACCTGCTTAAACACCAGCAACTTCAAACAGAGGAGAGAGCTTTTCAATGCCCAGAATGTGAGAAGTGTTTTAAAAGGTCTGGGGACCTGATGTCATATCAACGTATTCATAGTGATGAGAAACCATTCaaatgctctcactgtggggctgggttcaagTGGTCAACCCAACTCACTGCCCACCAGCGATCTCACACAGGAGAGAGGCTGTACAcctgcactgactgtgggaaaggattcactgtGAAATCCAGCTTGCGAAAACACCAGCGAGTTCATGAGCATTGA